In Brachypodium distachyon strain Bd21 chromosome 2, Brachypodium_distachyon_v3.0, whole genome shotgun sequence, one genomic interval encodes:
- the LOC100844272 gene encoding LOB domain-containing protein 6, whose product MASPSSTGNSGVSVVAAASASASTPGAGSPCAACKFLRRKCLPGCVFAPYFPPEEPQKFANVHKVFGASNVTKLLNELLPHQREDAVSSLAYEAEARVKDPVYGCVGAISVLQRQVHRLQKDLDAAHSELLRYACADVVIPTALPVVNARLAAASAAMPCPGTQLSAGIYGGGRRLGLGVGVGGLVDAIAPPMPPSSSAGCYYMRSTTNNNNNAPGGGVSGVDVAPVQIPYASMANWAVNAISTTTASGSESIGMDHKEGGDSSM is encoded by the coding sequence ATGGCGTCCCCGTCGAGCACCGGCAACTCGGGCGTCTCCGTGGTGGCGGCCgcatcggcgtcggcgtcgacgCCGGGTGCCGGTTCCCCGTGCGCGGCGTGCAAGTTCCTGCGGCGCAAGTGCCTCCCGGGGTGCGTGTTCGCTCCCTACTTCCCTCCGGAGGAGCCGCAGAAGTTCGCCAACGTGCACAAGGTGTTCGGCGCCAGCAATGTGACCAAGCTGCTGAACGAGCTGCTGCCCCACCAGCGGGAGGACGCCGTGAGCTCGCTGGCGTACGAGGCCGAGGCGCGCGTCAAGGACCCCGTCTACGGCTGCGTCGGCGCCATCTCCGTGCTCCAGCGCCAGGTCCACCGCCTCCAGAAGGACCTCGACGCCGCCCACTCCGAGCTCCTCCGCTACGCCTGCGCCGACGTCGTCATCCCCACCGCCCTGCCCGTCGTCAACGCcaggctcgccgccgcctccgccgcaatGCCGTGCCCCGGCACCCAGCTCTCCGCCGGCATCTATGGCGGGGGGCGGAGGCTCGGCCTCGGTGTCGGTGTCGGCGGGCTCGTCGATGCGATAGCGCCTCCGatgccgccgtcgtcgtccgccggGTGCTACTACATGCGGAGcaccaccaacaacaacaacaatgctCCTGGAGGTGGCGTCTCCGGCGTTGACGTGGCGCCCGTGCAGATCCCTTACGCCTCCATGGCGAACTGGGCCGTGAACGCCATTagcaccaccaccgcctcggGATCGGAGAGCATCGGTATGGATCacaaggaaggaggagacagcAGCATGTGA